The genomic segment GTTCCATCCTTGTAAACCAGATGAGTTACAAGTACCATCTTGGTCAAAGTGCTGGCATAAGGGTCTAGATCTACAGTTATTGGCGCATTTGGCAAGGTGTAGGCACAATCAGTTAACTTGCGGGCAGCATAATCATTGTAAGTATGATTAACCGGTTTATTACCGTCTGCACCACCAGCGGCAAAGGGTACGGAAGAAGTCCAGAAACAACGATTGTAGTCAGAAGAAGTCCATACGTTGATACCCAGGTTTTCATCATTCCATGTAGTATTTACCTGCTTTACCAGCTCGGCCTTGCCATCTTCATCAGCAACACCCCATCCATCAACTACGGCATAGATATCATTGGTACCATAAACACCCACCTTCATGGCATCCTTGCCATCAATCTTTGTCCATTTTCTGCCATCAGTAGCAGTGTAATTAGCATCGATAGTAGGCTGAACCTTAGCCACTACTCGCTCAACGAACATCTCTACAGGTTTTTTCTTGGCCTCATCTGCTGTGGTAGCAACATGTCCTGTGACGACAGAAGCACATTTCTCCACACCATTGGCTACAAAAACAGAATTGCTCATCACAAAGTTCTTGTTGCCAGTGGTATAGAACTGAGAGAAGACAGCAGAACGCTTCACATCATCCAACGTCTTGGCACCATCTCCGAGCTTATCTCCATCCAATGAATTTGGATTGATGACTGCAATCATCACGGCTGGTGAAGCTCCGGTATTGCCCTCGATAACCAAAAGAGGATTGGAAATCATAGACACATTTGGATTTTCCTTATTATCTGTATTCAAATCACGGTTCTTCTCCAGCCAGTTTTTACCGGTAGACTGACCAGCATTCTTCAGCATATAAGGAGTTCCATCAGCATGGAAGAAATAGAATCTTACACTCTCAATATAGTTCTCATCTGCCGTACCTGCTTCATAATCACTTTCTGCACGGGAACCGGAAGCAGAACCTACATTATTTATTCTGATGGCGAGATAAGACTTATCGTTAGCATTATCTGGACCGCCACCATTCAAGTCATCGCTGCTTGAGCAAGACATCACCGTCATCATCAATGCTGATGCCAGCACAGATGAAAGCACTCTGAATTTCTTCATAATTTTATAGTTTAAATCGTATTTATTACTTTTTTATTTATATTTTCTGCTGTATTTATCGTAATTTTATAGCTTTTATTCCTATAGTCTATATTTATAGCTTCATTGAATCGTCAGCACCTGATACGCTTTTCTTGCAGCATCGGCTTCCTTGGAATCGCCGGCTCTATCCAGATAAGGCTTGGCAGCCTCGGCATCACCATTGTTCAGGCGGATGATGGCGGCATTCAGATTGGCGGTTTCATCCTCCGGATACATGCGCACAGCCAGCTCCATCACCTCGTTGAACTCCCTGGAACCCACCTTGTAGGTCTGGGCTACCATGAACAACTCGTTGAGCGACAACAGCTGCGGCTTGGTCTTCATGATCTGCTTTGCCTCCTCCACATCAAATGGCTTAATCTTATATGTAATGTGGTAGTCGCTATGGCGGAGAGCCGGATAACAGAGGGTGAGCAGGGTGCGATATTGCGCCGGATATAGTTTCTTCATTTTCGCATTTCGGGCATCTGGGGTCAGGGTTTCATCCTGCGCTATCGCTAAAATCTGCTGCTTCTTCTCCAAATCGCTCTGCTGGATATGTTCACACAAGCCATCCCAATCCTCGGCAGTGGATGATATGGTGAAGATGCTGTCGGGCAGCTGCACCATCTTGCGAACATACTCCGCCAAAGTGCGGGCACGGTTCTTTGCCAAGTAATCGTTGTGCTGATACGTGCCTTCCGGTGAAGCAAAACCATGGATATTGATTGCCATCACCTGCAGGTTCTTATCCGCCTTCAATGCCTTGATGGTAGTGATGATGCTATCCAACTGTGCCGGATTGCGGCGATAGTCGGCACGCAGCTCTATCCTGTTCACTGGGAAGTCGATATAGGCTCGCTTATCCAAATGGCGAATCTTCGGAGCTTCGGCTACTACTGCCTGCAACTGAAGCACCGGCTTCAGTACATTCTGCTTAGGCTGCTGAATGGTCTCGATAATCTGAGGCATATCGTTTTCGTGCTTCTCTTCAGCCTTGCCAGGGATTAAATAGATGAGGGAGAGAGCCACCTTGGTGGGACCCACATAATTTTTGTGGGCAGTTTTCAGCTTTTCGCCACACATTCCGCATTCGAATTTATCGTAGGATGTATGGACATAACCCAATCCGAGCGAAGCCTCGAAGTTCCAGTGCTTTGAAAGATTCCATTGTTTTCCAGCTGTGATGCCGCCTCCGACATACCAACCTTCATAGCGATGGTTGCGCAATCCTTTCAACAATCCGAAAGGAAACTTCACGCCGCCCACGTTATACTGACCGCCCAAGGCATGGGCACCCACAAACCATCCATCAAAGCTTCGGTTGAACCAGTAACGATATTCCGGCATCACCAACCAGTGTCGGAGCCTAGACTGATCTCCTCCACTCTGCCTCCAGGGATTCAAGCCCAGAAATACCTGAGCTGTATGCTTCTTGCCTACTTCCATTTCCATTCCCATATTAGGGGTGGTAGTAGCCCAATAAAGCATATTAGTCTTGAAGCCTATCTGCTGTGCTTGCATTGATTGGATACAAAGGCACATCATAATGGCTACAGCCATAAACTTATTTACTTTCATATTCACTTATACCTCCTGATATACAAATATCTTTTTACTTACTTTTATTTTCCGCTGAATATTTTTGTTATTTTACTGCTTAATAATTAAGCTATATTACTGCTAACTTTAATTTCGGGTGCAAAAATAATAAAAAAACTGCAAAAAACACTTATGAAACGAGTTAAAGTAAGCAAAAGCAATTAAAAAAGGCAGAAAGTTTTCTCCTTCTGCCTGAATTATAATAAATCACCTGAGTATTTCCTTCAAAGGTTTCATCACGAATTCACGCTCCTCCATCAACGGATGGGGAACCTTGAAATCGGGCTCATCTATCACCAAGTCATCTATCATCAGGATATCAATGTCGATGATGCGATCCTGGTATTCGCCATCCACCGACTTCATGGTGCGCCCCATTTCGCGCTCTATGTGCTGCGTAGCCTCCAGCACCTGGCGCGGTGCCATCGTGGTGAGAACCAGCACACAGGCATTGATGTAGTCGTTGGGCGATGAATAACCCCAAGGCTTGGTTTCGTAAAGAGCAGACTGGCGCTCTACCACACCAATCTGCTCTCCTATCTTTTCTATTACCTCGCGAATGTTGCGCTTTCGGTTGCCCAAATTCGTACCGAGACTTAAATATACCTGATACATACTTATTCACACTTTCATAAAATTGTGGATAACTAAGCTAAAACAAAGAATATAAACAATTTATATGTGTATATAAACTGTTTATACCTCTGTTTAATCTGGAAGCATCAACAAAGAATCACCATAGCAGCCAAACATATAGCCATTCTTCACAGCCATCTTGTATGCCTCGTAAACCAGGTCGTAACCGCCAAAGGCTGCAGTACTCATCATCAGGGTTGACTCCGGATGATAGAAATTGGCTACGGCACAGTCAGCAAGACCGAAATCGTATGGAGGGAAGATGAACTTGTTGGTCCATCCGTCGAAAGCCTTCATCATACCATCTGTGCCAACAGCCGTTTCTGTAGCCTTCATCACACTGGTACCGATAGCGCAGACGCGATGGCCGGCAAGCTTGGTCTTGTTAACCAGATCGCATGCCTCCTGGCTGATCATCATCTGCTCAGAATCCATCTTGTGCTTGGTAAGGTCTTCAACCTCGATATCATGGAAGTTGCCCAAACCGCAATGCAGGGTGATATAAGCCTCGTTGATACCGTTAATCTCCATACGCTTCATCAGCTCGCGTGAGAAGTGAAGACCGGTAGCAGGAGCAGTAACAGCACCCTCTACTTCAGCGAAAACACACTGGAAATCGTCCATATCATCCTCTGTAGCGTGATGATCCTCACGTGCATCGATAACGTAGCGAGGAAGCGGAGCCTCGCCCAGAGCGAAGAGCGAACGCTTGAAGACATCATGATTGCCATCCTCATCATAGAGGAAACGGAGGGTACGGCCACGGCTGGTGGTATTGTCGATAACCTCGGCAACCATCTCGTTGACATCATCGAAGAAAAGCTTGTTACCGATACGGATCTTGCGGGCAGGCTCTACCAATACGTCCCAAAGGCGCATCTCAGGATTGAGCTCACGGAGCAGGAACACCTCAATCTTGGCATCGGTCTTCTCCTTGGTGCCGTAAAGACGGGCTGGAAATACCTTGGTATTGTTGAAGATGAAGGTATCGCCCTCTTCGAAGAAATTCACGATATCCTTGAACTGCAGGAATACTGGATTACCATCGGCATCAACCATATCCTTGCCTTTCGCATCTTTCTTGTACATCTCGATGGTTTCTGACTTCTTGTGGAGAACCATGAGTCGGGACTCGTCGCGGCGAGTAATCTCGAATGTACGTTCACCACTAGCCGTTTTTACCACGTGCTTTGCCTTATGTGGATAAAGTGCCACCTGATCTTTTGGCAACTTAAAGTTAAATTGTGATAGCTTCATGTTATATTTTTTATTACTTGGATGGTTGAAGGCTGTCTTCGAGAGGCTGCTCATCAAGCCATTCCTGGAAATGATCAAAACTGATGCAGTTTTCTACTGCGAAACTTCCAGCCTTGGTACGGCGGAGGGCGGTAAGGTAGGCGCCACTATCGAGAGCCCTGCCGATATCACGGGCGAGGGAGCGGATGTAAGTACCTTTGCCGCAAACCACACGGATGCTGGCGGTCTTCTCCTCATCGTTATAATCGGTGAGTTCTATCTCGTCTACACGCACGGTCTTCGGCTTAAGCAGAACCTCTTCGCCTGCTCGGCGCAAGGCATAAGAACGGTCGCCATTCACCTTTACGGCGCTGTAGGTAGGCGGAACCTGCTGAATCTCGCCCACAAACTGCTTGAGCGTTTCCTCCACCAGCTGGCGGGTGATATGCTTCGTAGGATAGGTGTGATTCACGCTGTGTTCCTTATCGTAGCTGGCGGTAGTAGCACCGAGCTGCAGGGTAGCTGTATACTCCTTAGTGTGGGTCTGCAGCTGTTCTATCTGCTTCGTACATTTACCGGTGCAGAGCACCAGCACGCCAGTGGCAAGGGGATCGAGCGTACCGGCATGTCCTATCTTTACCTTAAAACCGAGTTTCTTACTGAGCAGATAGCGAACATGCGCCAGGGCTCCGAAACTCGACATGCGATAAGGCTTGTCGATGGCAATAATTTCTCCTTTTCTGAAATCCATAGTTTATATTTAGTCAACCATCTGCATATCTACACCGCAAAGGCCGCAGATGATAATGATAAGTCCTACTACGATACGGTACCAGCCGAAAGCTGCAAAACCGTACTTGGTGACATAATTGATGAAAAACTTGATGGCGAGAATGGCAACGATAAATGCTACCACTGAGCCTAATATCAATGTGAACAGGTTGTTGCCCTGGGTGAGCAATGAGCCGCCGCCATGGCTGATGAGCTTATAAACCTCGAGACAGGTGGCGCCAAACATGGTTGGCACTGCCAGGAAGAATGAGAACTCGGCTGCTGCCTTGCGGGTAAGACGCTGGGACATACCACCCACGATGGTTGACATAGAGCGCGATACACCAGGAATCATCGCTATACACTGGATGAAACCGATAATCAGGGCACGCTTGTAAGTAAGCTTGGTCTGTTCGCTGCCTTTATTGAATATCTTATCGCAGAAGAGCATGAAAATACCGCCGATGACAAGCATCCAGCCCACCAGTTGTACATTGCCAAGGTTTGACTCGATGAAATCATTGAAGGCAAGGCCCAATACCACGGCAGGCACGGTACCTACAACCAGACGGGCATAGAAATCGAACATCGCCTTCCAATAGGTCTTCTCACCGGTCTTCACAGCCTCAGGATAGAAGAATCTCTTCCAATACAGACAGATGACAGACAGGATGGCGCCAAACTGGATGATGACAGTAAAGGCGTTGACAAACTTATCCTGGATATCTACACCCAGCAAGTTTTCTGCTATAATCATGTGGCCCGTACTGGACACAGGCAAGAACTCGGTCAGTCCCTCTACGATAGAGATAATGATAGTCTGAATAAAATCCATCTAATAATAATATGTATATTAATTATAAATTATTCATTGTCTTTCGGTTTGTGAATCACCGCATAGATGATTGAAAGGAAACCAATCAATGTTACGGTTGGTGCTACAACGATGCGACGGGCACTGAAAATATCAGTATCGAAGGTATGCTCGTTAGAACCGGCGCCACTCATCAGCAGAAAACCGATGATGATAATCGCCATTCCGATGCCTAACAAGATAAAGTTCATCTTGTCGAATGCTAAATTCTTCTTATCCATTATTTTTAATGTTTAATGTGTAATGTTTAAATTTTATACAAGTCTCCCGCCTTCATCTTCAGGAACTTATTGACTGAGATGCAGGCGCAGAAGGCGGTGATGATGATACCGAAGAGGAAGACGGAACCGCCGGTGATGGCAAGTTCCTGCCAGCCCAAAACATTCATCAGTTCCGGTTCGTGAAGCGACCATGCATAGAGACAACCGCCCAGAAAGCCATCTGCCAGCAGGGCTGAAACAACGCCCACAAGCACAGCCTTGCGCAGGAACGGACGACGGATAAAGCCCCAGGATGCACCTACCAGCTTCATCGTATGGATGGAGAAACGGCGGGCATAGATGCCCAGACGCACCGTATTGTTAATCAGCGAGAACGAGATGAAGGTGAGCAGGGCTGCTACAATCAGCAATCCGATACTGATCTTTGCCAACGAATTGTTCACCTGTTCTATCAGGTCGTGCTGATAAGTAACCTCGGTAACACGCGGATATGCCTTCAGTTCCTTGGCAATCCACTTCAATGAATCATTGTTCGCGTAATCTGCCTTCGTCGTAATCTCTATGGAAGGCTGGAAAGGGTTGACACCGGCAAACTCGCTCGGGTTGGTACCCAAATCGCGGGTAGCTTCTTTCAGTGCCTCTTCCTTGGTGATATAAGTCAGCGTATTGACATAAGGTCTTGCATTCAGGCGTTTACACATCTGCAATCCCTCCGGGTTAGTCATATCCTGTTCGAGCATCACCTGTACCACGAGATTCTCCTTCACATAGGAAGAGAGATTGCGTCCCATGAGGACAGAGAAGATAACTAACCCCAACAAAATGAGCACCATAGCGGTACTGATACACAAAGTAATGACCTGCAATCCACGATGATTGCTAGGCTTATATTGTTTCTTTCTCATTTTAAAAAATCTTTACTAACTTAAAACCAAAAGGGCACAATGACCCAAATTGTCTGCAAAGATACGCATAAACGAAGAGATTACAAAATAAAATTGCATTTATTTACATTTATTCAATTAATTAATCGAACCACAGGCAAAAGTTAAGTTCAATTGGAAAAGGAAAAGGGCCAACCTCACGGCCAGCCCTTCACATACTAAGTAAAATTCAAATAGGTATGACTTGAATTTACTAAATGAAAATATTTTTTTTTAGGAAATTTTCCACTATAATTACACCATCGTTACATTTTAGTGATGACACCCTTCTCTGAACTCTCCAGGAACTGGATGATGTTCTGAATCTCCGGTCCATCTGGCACCTGATCCTTGATCTGGTTAATGGCATCGAAAAGGGATGTCTGACCATGGAATACCAGTCGGTAGGCATTAGCAATATGCTTGCGAACCTTCTCGGTAAGCTCGGCTGCTTCCATGATGATGGTGTTAGGACCTGCATACTTCACAGGCTTTCCACCGGCAATGATATAAGGAGGAATATCCTTAGAGAAGGTAGTACCTGCCTGAATCATCGCCAGGTCGCCTACTCGGGTCTTGGCGTTCTCTACTACAGATGTTGAGTAGATGACACCGTTACCAATCACACAGTCGCCCGCAATCTTGGTGCCATAACCGAATACGCAACCGTTGCCGATGACGGTATCGTGAGAGATATGGGCACCTTCCATCAGGAAGTTGTTGTTGCCCAGAACGGTCTTGCCGCCCTTATGGGTACCACGGTTGATAACCACGTTCTCACGGATGGTATTGTTATCGCCGATTACTACCTCACTCTCCTCACCTGTAAAGTGGAAGTCCTGTGGGAGCGCAGCGATAACGGCTGCCTGGAACACCTTATTATTATTACCCATGCGAGTACCGTTCATGATGCTCACGAATGGATAGATGGTACAGTTGTCGCCGATGACCACATCGTCCTCAATATAGGCGAATGGATATATCTTGCAGTTGTCTCCAATCTTAGCCTTTGGAGAAACCTCTGCCTTTGGACTTATTATACTAGCCATAACTATAAACTATTAATTATTAACTATAAACTACTTAGCTCCTCCACCCAATGCATAGTAGAGATTTACTACTGCCTGCATCTTGTTGAAGTCATCAGCTACCTTAGAAAGCTGTACGTTGAGGAGTGAAGACTGTGCCTGGATGATTTCAAGGTAAGAGCTGCCTGCAATACCCATCAATTCCTTGGTAGATTCTACATTCTTCTCGAGTACTTCTATTCGCTTCTGCTCTATCTTGCTCTTCTCATCAGAGTAGTTGTAGAGAACAAGCGCATTGCTCACCTCGCTACCAGCCT from the Segatella copri genome contains:
- the truB gene encoding tRNA pseudouridine(55) synthase TruB is translated as MDFRKGEIIAIDKPYRMSSFGALAHVRYLLSKKLGFKVKIGHAGTLDPLATGVLVLCTGKCTKQIEQLQTHTKEYTATLQLGATTASYDKEHSVNHTYPTKHITRQLVEETLKQFVGEIQQVPPTYSAVKVNGDRSYALRRAGEEVLLKPKTVRVDEIELTDYNDEEKTASIRVVCGKGTYIRSLARDIGRALDSGAYLTALRRTKAGSFAVENCISFDHFQEWLDEQPLEDSLQPSK
- the queA gene encoding tRNA preQ1(34) S-adenosylmethionine ribosyltransferase-isomerase QueA, whose translation is MKLSQFNFKLPKDQVALYPHKAKHVVKTASGERTFEITRRDESRLMVLHKKSETIEMYKKDAKGKDMVDADGNPVFLQFKDIVNFFEEGDTFIFNNTKVFPARLYGTKEKTDAKIEVFLLRELNPEMRLWDVLVEPARKIRIGNKLFFDDVNEMVAEVIDNTTSRGRTLRFLYDEDGNHDVFKRSLFALGEAPLPRYVIDAREDHHATEDDMDDFQCVFAEVEGAVTAPATGLHFSRELMKRMEINGINEAYITLHCGLGNFHDIEVEDLTKHKMDSEQMMISQEACDLVNKTKLAGHRVCAIGTSVMKATETAVGTDGMMKAFDGWTNKFIFPPYDFGLADCAVANFYHPESTLMMSTAAFGGYDLVYEAYKMAVKNGYMFGCYGDSLLMLPD
- a CDS encoding DUF3098 domain-containing protein; this encodes MDKKNLAFDKMNFILLGIGMAIIIIGFLLMSGAGSNEHTFDTDIFSARRIVVAPTVTLIGFLSIIYAVIHKPKDNE
- a CDS encoding undecaprenyl-diphosphate phosphatase, with the protein product MDFIQTIIISIVEGLTEFLPVSSTGHMIIAENLLGVDIQDKFVNAFTVIIQFGAILSVICLYWKRFFYPEAVKTGEKTYWKAMFDFYARLVVGTVPAVVLGLAFNDFIESNLGNVQLVGWMLVIGGIFMLFCDKIFNKGSEQTKLTYKRALIIGFIQCIAMIPGVSRSMSTIVGGMSQRLTRKAAAEFSFFLAVPTMFGATCLEVYKLISHGGGSLLTQGNNLFTLILGSVVAFIVAILAIKFFINYVTKYGFAAFGWYRIVVGLIIIICGLCGVDMQMVD
- a CDS encoding cell division protein FtsX, coding for MRKKQYKPSNHRGLQVITLCISTAMVLILLGLVIFSVLMGRNLSSYVKENLVVQVMLEQDMTNPEGLQMCKRLNARPYVNTLTYITKEEALKEATRDLGTNPSEFAGVNPFQPSIEITTKADYANNDSLKWIAKELKAYPRVTEVTYQHDLIEQVNNSLAKISIGLLIVAALLTFISFSLINNTVRLGIYARRFSIHTMKLVGASWGFIRRPFLRKAVLVGVVSALLADGFLGGCLYAWSLHEPELMNVLGWQELAITGGSVFLFGIIITAFCACISVNKFLKMKAGDLYKI
- a CDS encoding Mfa1 family fimbria major subunit (Members of this family are fimbrial shaft proteins (major subunit proteins), found in the Bacteriodetes. The family is named for Mfa1 from Porphyromonas gingivalis, and is related to but distinct from the family of FimA from the species.), translated to MKKFRVLSSVLASALMMTVMSCSSSDDLNGGGPDNANDKSYLAIRINNVGSASGSRAESDYEAGTADENYIESVRFYFFHADGTPYMLKNAGQSTGKNWLEKNRDLNTDNKENPNVSMISNPLLVIEGNTGASPAVMIAVINPNSLDGDKLGDGAKTLDDVKRSAVFSQFYTTGNKNFVMSNSVFVANGVEKCASVVTGHVATTADEAKKKPVEMFVERVVAKVQPTIDANYTATDGRKWTKIDGKDAMKVGVYGTNDIYAVVDGWGVADEDGKAELVKQVNTTWNDENLGINVWTSSDYNRCFWTSSVPFAAGGADGNKPVNHTYNDYAARKLTDCAYTLPNAPITVDLDPYASTLTKMVLVTHLVYKDGTDYKKAEICQYRGQEYLHVDDVKTEVANSFADYYISKGNTRTKLQPSDIEFTTAATGIKDYQVVATLRTLATDESLQKKTGITEDSYTGVTREALQAEMNKEPAQIRKEGRAYYFIPIRHLGTDSTKVGYYGIVRNHVYSINIQNMFGFGTPVYDPNKVIDPTIPSNDATYLAARINVLSWRVVKYNADLDKTK
- the folK gene encoding 2-amino-4-hydroxy-6-hydroxymethyldihydropteridine diphosphokinase, whose translation is MYQVYLSLGTNLGNRKRNIREVIEKIGEQIGVVERQSALYETKPWGYSSPNDYINACVLVLTTMAPRQVLEATQHIEREMGRTMKSVDGEYQDRIIDIDILMIDDLVIDEPDFKVPHPLMEEREFVMKPLKEILR
- the lpxA gene encoding acyl-ACP--UDP-N-acetylglucosamine O-acyltransferase, with protein sequence MASIISPKAEVSPKAKIGDNCKIYPFAYIEDDVVIGDNCTIYPFVSIMNGTRMGNNNKVFQAAVIAALPQDFHFTGEESEVVIGDNNTIRENVVINRGTHKGGKTVLGNNNFLMEGAHISHDTVIGNGCVFGYGTKIAGDCVIGNGVIYSTSVVENAKTRVGDLAMIQAGTTFSKDIPPYIIAGGKPVKYAGPNTIIMEAAELTEKVRKHIANAYRLVFHGQTSLFDAINQIKDQVPDGPEIQNIIQFLESSEKGVITKM
- a CDS encoding DUF3575 domain-containing protein; this encodes MKVNKFMAVAIMMCLCIQSMQAQQIGFKTNMLYWATTTPNMGMEMEVGKKHTAQVFLGLNPWRQSGGDQSRLRHWLVMPEYRYWFNRSFDGWFVGAHALGGQYNVGGVKFPFGLLKGLRNHRYEGWYVGGGITAGKQWNLSKHWNFEASLGLGYVHTSYDKFECGMCGEKLKTAHKNYVGPTKVALSLIYLIPGKAEEKHENDMPQIIETIQQPKQNVLKPVLQLQAVVAEAPKIRHLDKRAYIDFPVNRIELRADYRRNPAQLDSIITTIKALKADKNLQVMAINIHGFASPEGTYQHNDYLAKNRARTLAEYVRKMVQLPDSIFTISSTAEDWDGLCEHIQQSDLEKKQQILAIAQDETLTPDARNAKMKKLYPAQYRTLLTLCYPALRHSDYHITYKIKPFDVEEAKQIMKTKPQLLSLNELFMVAQTYKVGSREFNEVMELAVRMYPEDETANLNAAIIRLNNGDAEAAKPYLDRAGDSKEADAARKAYQVLTIQ